The DNA region GGAGACCACTGTTGAGGCATCCCCAAGACAAAGCCAGAGGGAGAAAAGCCAAGATATTACCGATGGTGAGGCTGATTCTTCTGAAGCACCACCCAGGGATGAAGTTGCCAAGCCTGTGATCAGCATTAATCTTCAGCCGGAGCAGTCAGTTGTCCAACAGGACATAGTTGACATGTACATGAAGAGCATGCAGCAGTTCACAGAATCTCTTGCAAAAATGAAGCTTCCGTTGGATGTTGAGAATAATAGTCCCTCAAATGATGACTCTGACACCATTACGATTGAGAAGCCATCCCCATCCCCATCCCCGTCATCATCCGCGTCAAAGGGTTCTAGGGTCTTTTATGGCAGCAGGGCCTTCTTCTAAGTTTCTGATGCGAAGTAGCGCTAGCTCATTATCTCATATACATACACTTCAGGTTTGTCAGCCATTGGCTGGCATGTATTGACATACTTTCTGTCGCCATAATATACTGCTAGGACTCACTCTTGGTACTGTTCATAGTGCTGTGCTTTGTTAAAAAGGATAATAATTTCAAAATAATATCCTCTCAGAGTTGTAGATTGATCCTATGTACTAATATGTGTCGATGAATATAATAATGGTAATGAAATCAGTTCTGTGCTCGAGTTTGTCTGGAAGTTTGCATGAATTGAATCCATTTCAGAAGGTCCTATGGCTTGCCTGTTTATCAGAATTGCTTCTAGCTAATGCCAGGTCTTCATATGTTCTTGTCAGTTTTATCTTGTCATGAAATGTTTTCTGGGTGAACCATATGCTGCTTCCCAGAAATTGGTGGAGGCACGACCATAACAGAGCAGCAATGCACTAACATACTAAACAATCTATTTTCATCAAGAACCTGATGCTCTCTGATGAATTGGTGTTGCTAATATGGAAGCCTCGAGCAAGTGCGGTAGTATTTGATACTGCAGGTACGGTAGTATTGGGTGTAGCAACTAAGGATGCAGGCGTGTATCGAATAGTATTTTTTGTCAGCCAATTAATTACGATGGTATGTTGCTCTAGTTCATTTTCTCCTCCCATATATATCAACTTTTTGGATCGACTTGCATCAGCGTCGTCAGAAAAGTACTAGCGAGCTGTAGTTTGCAAGCCAGGCCCAAAGAACTAGCGCAGCAGCATCAGCAGCGGGGCAGCAGGCCTACACGTTGCGCCCATGATGCGGCACACACGAGTGCATGACTGCGTGAAATATCTTTGTGTTTTTGGCAGTGAATTGCCAGAGTTTCTTGGTGGTTCATGCACATGTTGTGACAAGGGTGGTTGCCTCGGGTCTAACAAAGGCCATGGAATGATCCTGCGATTTTGAAGGTACCTCTAAATTGCAAACCATGTCTTATATAGGTGCCTGCTTTTTCGATACATTGTTGGGCCTGCTCAACATAACTAGTGAAATGTTTGGGACAATGCTTTCTTCTGTCAGGGGAGATGTTCTGTTTCAACTTTCAAATCCTCTTAGAGGACAAATAGTATGATCGACGCAAGACTTACAAAGATGAACTCACTAGTGGCAAATTAGGGAACTGCTAAAACGAGGGTTTCTCCCCTCTCTAATCGAACCTCAGCATCATGTGGTAGTCGGCATAGGAGTAAGATGATCGTTGAACCGTAAGCTGTCTGGATTAACTGATGAGCCTGAAGCTGCCAGCGCCATTTTTGACCCGAGTTCTTGTCAGCCCTGTGCGTCAAAGACAACGTCGCCGTGGTGCTAGCTGGACGCAGATGATCAATCAGCGTCTGGTCTCGGTGGCGGACCCAGCGATTCTACGGAGCCTGGATGGAATAAGCTACAACTAAGAAATCACTGATATTGAAGACTGTCAATGCACAAAGTCTCCATGGGGCTCTCGCCGTCGAGCCCGGGCGGCCGCCCGGGGTCGCCGTGCCTTGGGACCGCCGTGATGTTCTGTAGTTGCTAGCACTAGCCTCCTTCTGTTGATACACTCTGGTCCCCATGGGCTGTAAGAATGACACAGCTTTTGCCGTGCTACCTTCTCTGTAAATGCAGCGGTTGACGCCATTGGAGTACAGAAGCATCTTCACGAGCATTTCTGACCGTCCAAGGCACCTGCTATTTTTGAAACGCTCCGTGCCCATATGGACAcgccccgcgcgcgccggcgccaAACTCTTGCCGCGCGCCTCCGCATCTTCCTCCCTCCGCCTCCCGCACGCCCGCGTCGGTTACCCCCTCCTCGCGTCCTCCGGGCCAATCGCCACCCTTCCTCcgcttctccctccctccctttctcttccACGGACACaccggaggaggagaagggccATCGATCCGATCGGGGAGGAGGCGTGGCCAGCGATGGGTCTCCTCAGGGGCGTCGCGCTGCGCGTGGccgtgctcgccgccgccgtcggcttcgccgccgccgggtTCATCTCAAGTCGGTCGCATTCCGTTACGGCGTCGCCGATCTGGTTTCAGGTTCTTAGGTTGATCCACTAATGCCACCGCCGTTTCGCCGTGGATGCAGATGACGCGCTGCTGGAGCGCGGGCACGACACCACCGGCCGGAGCCTGCTGCAGGCCAAGAAAGGTGAGCCTGCGCTGCCACCTCTGGCGTCTCTCTTCTCGATCCGTGCCGGCCGGCCGTTTGATCTCTGGGCTTCTGCCGCGAACGGTTGATTCCCCACTGCAGATTGCCCGGTGAGCTTCGAGGGCGCCAACTACACGATCATCACGAGCCGGTGCAAGGGCCCGCTGTACCAGCCGAGCCTGTGCTGCGGCGCGCTCAAGGACTTCGCGTGCCCCTACTCCACCTACATCAACGACGTCACCACCAACTGCGCCGCCACCATGTTCAGCTACATCAACCTCTACGGCAAGTACCCGCCGGGCCTCTTCGCCAACACCTGCCACGAGGGCGACAAGGGCCTGTCGTGCCCGGAAGACACGCCGCAGGTGCAGCCGGGCCAGAAGGCCTCCGGagcggccgccgtcgccgcgccgGCTGCGGCCGTGGCGTTGGCGGCCGCACTGGCCGTGTCATCGATCATGTCGTGCTGAGGCCAGGAAGGCTGTGGGGACGTGACTGTGTAACCAACCCTGTGCTTCTGTACCACTTGCCGCTGGATGAACGGGTTTGcagttatatgcatgtgtgtataCCTGAATTTCGAGAAGGGTGGTAGACAGGTAATGCTAATCCAACTTAGTCACTGTTCTTTCACCTCCTGAACATGAACATGGTAAAATTCCTTCAAATGCATGATGCAACACGCGATTCGGTTACAAGGCTGAAGATTTTGTTGTCGTCCCTGAGGTTTTACTTTTACAGGGGCTCTGATTAGGCTCAATTTGCGAGTGCCGTCCCTTCTGGAAAAAAAATGGCTTATAGACTGCCAATTTTCACACACAGTTCATTTGCTAACCAAGCAGCACGTTAGATCAAGGACACCGCGCACCCGAGCCCCTCCCCGATCCCCAAGAGCAGCCGAGCAGCAGCGAGCCATGGCCACGTCGACCGCCGCCGTGCTGTCCCCGCCGTCCGTGGCCGGGctccgcctggcgccgtcgccCAGGGCGCGCGTGTCGTTccgcgcggcgccggcgaggcggtccgtggcggcgcgggcggagctGAGCCCGTCGCTGGTGATCAGCCTCAGCACGGGGGTATCGCTCTTCCTGGGCCGCTTCGTCTTCTTCAACTTCCAGCGGGAGAACGTGGCGAAGCAGGTGCCCAAGCAGAACGGCAAGACGCACTtcgacgccggcgacgagcgcgcCAAGGAGTTCGCCGCCCTGCTCAAGTCCAACGACCCAGTCGGGTTCAACCTCGTCGACGTCCTCGCCTGGGGCTCGCTCGGCCACATCGTCGCCTACTACATCCTCGCCACCTCCAGCAACGGATACGACCCCAACTTCTTCTGAGCGCGGGCCGTTGTTCCTGACCGGCTTGCTGTAATCTACGACTCAGTCAGTGTGTGTTGGTGTTGCTGCGTGTTGGTGATGTATCTGGTGCCGGAAAGATTGGTTAATTTGGACAAGTAGTGCAACTGCGTGTGTATATTGCCGCATAAATTTGGTCTTCATCTGTCTCTGTGAATTCAGCTACTTCCACCCTTCCAGTATGTCTCGTAAAATACAGTTAAAGCATCTCCAACCATGAGTTCTATATTTGGATCCTATAATTTGTATTAGGCACATATTTAATGTGTTTATGGTCAAAAAAAAAGCTTATACTCCAACAGCGGGGTCTCAAATCATATCATTTATAACTAATTGGGAAAAGATTGGAATGGAGGTATTGGGGAAAGAAGTCTTTGTCAGTTAGATTTCGTGGCAAAAGGGAGATAGGACCCAACCAATTGAGTCATATATCTAGCACCCGGGAGACTGAGTTCTAAATTGATTTGCCAGTTTTTTGTAAAATAAGACTTCTGTTGGAGGCTATTTTTTTTCTCTTAAACCCTATATTTTAAGATAGGATCTAATTAACTCCTATTAAAGATGCTCTAATCTAATCTCCTTGACTGCCTCGCGAATCGCCGACTCATCCAATCCAAACAAACAGCGGCAACTCCGTTTTCTCTCTGTCTCCGATCCGACCTCGACGTGGGGGGAGCGAACAAATAAAGGCAACGGTAATTTGCCTCAACGTCTGATATGTAAAGTTCAAAATTCATCAGTTTATCTTATTGCCTGATGCGTTATTTGCAGTCTGCACAATCTTCAGACTTGAGAATCCATTATCCATATCTCCATCACGGGTATTAATTTAAGACAAGCGGTTTTTGCAACTTGGTAATTTACTAGTTTTGTGGAGTTGATCTTGTATGGCATTACATTTACTAAATTACTAATTgtattttcaaaattttcagAGCTTCCATGTCTACTGAAAGTATGTGTCAGAGcgtgcaaaaagaaaaaaatatgaaacaagTACTActatttttaattaatattatTGTTATTGGGCCTCTTATTTTAGTTTCGCTCCGGGCCATCAAAATCTCAGGACCGGGCCTGACTGACGGTGTGCTGAAAAAAAAAAGGACTGGTGAATCCGTTTCCCTCCCGTCTAGTCTACTGACGCGAATGGAACTGGAGATGGTTTCCACCAAAGGTTGCCCCCGTATAGCCGTGCTATACCGGCACTGCTAGTTCCAAAAAAACAAAAATGGAGCGGATCAAAAGCGATCGGCAAGATGGCAACTCGTACGCCGAACTCCAGATTGGCACCGGCTTGGAAGTTCAATCTTGAGAGAATTCCTTATACCATACTATAAAAGTTGCTTATTCCTTCTTTGTCCCTCAAAATATTTTTCTTCCCTATTTGACCCCAAATCCAAATTTGATTCCCTATCTGGCACTACCGTGTGTTTTAACGGTTCATGGTATTAAATTGGGCATGAAAAGACCATTTTGCCCCCGATGTGTGCAGaagagttttgcgtccaataaatttatagaaaaaaatcAGCAGGTTGGTTTATATATTTATACATATTCAATCATCCTTTTGGGCTCTTGTTTTGTGGATATAATAATAATTTCGGCATATTTTTTGCTGTTTACCATGCTTAATCAGGTATAAATTAACGATCAGGCAAAATCATGCTTGCAATACATCAGAATAGTTGAAATATAAATTAACGACCAGATAAGCACTTTCAAATAATGTTCACACAATAGATTCAAACATATATAATGTCTAGCTGTCCACACACATCACATGTCCAGATACATCCGTTTCAAGCTGTCTACACACATCACATGTCCAGATATATCCATTTGAACTAAGAAAGCGATACATATCCGTTTTGCTGTTTACATAAGGAGCATGCATACATATTGTTCAAAAGGAACTAAGAAAGCGATAAAAATCACAAGATGAGAAGTCTTTTGCTTCTTGTGCTCATGGCAGGACTTGCAGGGAGCCATTTTTTGCTTCTTGTGGCCATTGCTGGACTGTCTAATGCCAGCATAGGTTGGATTGTCTTTTTTGGGTAcctcctttcttttcctctttgcTGTTGCCTTTGCCGGAGCAGCTGTTTGCTCAACAGAATCAGGTTGATTTGATCCACTTCTTGACCTACACCTGTTCATGTCTGGCAGCAGCAAGTTTAGAGAAAATAAATCAAATAAAAATAGCAGCAAAGCACAAGGTGTGATCAAAATTTCAGAACCAATGTAGCTACCTTTTGATGTTCCAGAATCAGAGTTAGCATTGTTTTCCACTTTCTTAGAGtcacatgttgtgcccaaaCTTTGCCTATAATAACAGAGAACTAAATTTAAAATGAAAGAAATAATTTACATATAAACATAATAACTCAAGAAGTAGAATAAACAAGTAGTGCTACCTTTTTGATGCTTGAGAACTAGGGTAACCTTTTTCCCCTTTGGCTTAGTTGCAGTTTCCAAGATTTGACGAGACAATTGAAAATTAGAGGCCTGTTTGGAGTGCCGCCCAACCCGCCACGGCGTGCCTAACCTGTGGCGCTCAAAACGGCCACCACACCTGCGGCGGAAAAAGTGTGGCGCGCCATGGCGGGTGGGGCAgcactccaaacagcccctagATCTGCTGTCTAAAACCTTAAATTCATGAACATAAAGTGTAGAATATTTTACCTTGGTGGAAAAGTCATAGAGAATTGTGGTGCTTCAACCTCAAAAGGCATAATGGAAGACTGATTTGATTTGAcggttttcttcttcttctttagaGATCCTCTACATTAGCAGTAAAAAAGTTCTGTAATCAACATATGTGCATACTTATAAAAAAAATCAGATACTTATAAAAAAATCAGTACAACAATCATTGCAGCAATTGAGTACCTAACGCCATCATTGCAGCAATATCTTCTGGATTACCCTTCTTGCACTTGTGCCAATGATGCTCATAACCAGAACAAATAGGACATTTGTGCTGGACTTTTGTGCTTTTCTTCTCAGTACAACCCTTATGCCGCTCGGTCCTAGGTCTACCAGCTGTGGCTTTTAGTAGTGGAGGACGCATATAAATCCATGAGTAGATTTAGGCCACTGGCTTTTGTTAGTAATTGCTGGAATTAGTTGACTATAAGCTGCTCTAAATTTCTCAGTGGAGTAATACAAGTTCACATATTTTTTTCAGAGGAGTATTGCTAAGTTGGGTGATAAATACTATTGCATGCTTGCAAGGAATGCCAGAAACTTACCATTATCTACATGAACATGTCTTCTCATTTAAATTCACCACAAACCTAAAGCCACGGCCTCCCAATGCTGTAACTTCAGCCACTTCTTTTGAGCATTCAACCACCTCCAAGTTCAATTCTCTACTCTTTTCATTCAAGTTCTTAATTATGTGAGGTAGAATCAAGTCATTTAATTTCTTTGTTTATTTGTTCTGAACACTTTGTTTATTTGTTCTAAACTTTGTGCAGGTTTACTGGTTAACCAATGGAGGTGGAACTGTCCAAGTCCTCATCACGCATCATTAGAATGCGATTGATGCACAGCGACGCATCTTTAATTTGCGATCGATGCCCCCCCAACCGATAACATGATCTTCAGCGGAGCGGTGAGTTCTTCGTGGGTCCCAAGAATTTATTGCCGTcgccgtctctctctctctctctctctctctagttGTGGAAATTCTTCTTCCTTTGTTTCCTCAGATTGACAATAATGACACGCCCCGTCGGCATGAAGCGAGGATATTGTGCCAGACCAGACCGATTTTTATTATTTGTTTCAGGGATGGGATAATCATCAGAGCAGATCCTTGCTTGGGTCGATGTCGATAGGCCCATGGTTTACGATCGTCCTCTGATCAGTGAGTGATAACGAACCGAAATGATTGAGCGGATCCAGTGCGAATATGAAACGTGTAGACGTTAAGCAAAACCAGCAAACAGGAGCAGAGTGTCTGTGCTTTTTATTACGCAGGCAGAAAAATACATCCGAGAACACAAGACAGAAACGTATGAACAACCGACTGGGAAGCGAATGAAAGCCTGAAAAAAGGCACCCACAGAAACCATGCATGCATCTGATGAGCAGCTTATTATTAGTCCGTGGGTGAGCCGGTGTGGTGGCGGGGCAGGTTATTAGCTCATCGTCAT from Panicum hallii strain FIL2 chromosome 9, PHallii_v3.1, whole genome shotgun sequence includes:
- the LOC112873542 gene encoding GPI-anchored protein LLG1-like, coding for MQRLTPLEYRSIFTSISDRPRHLLFLKRSVPIWTRPARAGAKLLPRASASSSLRLPHARVGYPLLASSGPIATLPPLLPPSLSLPRTHRRRRRAIDPIGEEAWPAMGLLRGVALRVAVLAAAVGFAAAGFISNDALLERGHDTTGRSLLQAKKDCPVSFEGANYTIITSRCKGPLYQPSLCCGALKDFACPYSTYINDVTTNCAATMFSYINLYGKYPPGLFANTCHEGDKGLSCPEDTPQVQPGQKASGAAAVAAPAAAVALAAALAVSSIMSC
- the LOC112873543 gene encoding photosystem I reaction center subunit V, chloroplastic-like yields the protein MATSTAAVLSPPSVAGLRLAPSPRARVSFRAAPARRSVAARAELSPSLVISLSTGVSLFLGRFVFFNFQRENVAKQVPKQNGKTHFDAGDERAKEFAALLKSNDPVGFNLVDVLAWGSLGHIVAYYILATSSNGYDPNFF